The following DNA comes from Vairimorpha necatrix chromosome 5, complete sequence.
GAATACTTGGCTGTAGgagaatattttatcacCTGAAATTTTAGACTTTAAATCATAATGAAAAGCGTAAATGGAAATATTATACCTATGTTTAAGCTTGAGTAGCGCGTGAACATTAGActgttaaattttaatttttcttataaacTGCTCCAAAGACCactgttttatttaaatactaAAATACATATAATAGAAGTATacaataaactttttacataaaaaactaaatatgcaaaatatattaagatttttagctttaaaaaaaatagtatgCATATTGATGCTTcacaaaaacaaacaactatttaaatatcttgTTTTATTGAAACTAACAAATAAGACCATTTTAAGCCCGTCTTGGTCTcaatctttaatttttttttatgaaataagTCGAATGATGATAGATAAACATTATACGTACTGATAATCACAAGTATATTTGCAGTTTAAATCGATGTTAGaacataataaacaaaagacagataaaataataagatgTTTTCCGTTTGCAAATTAATACCAAAGTTAAATTTGTATTCCCAACATTTTACATGCTTAAAATACAACACAAGAACATTCGATCGTGTgttgataaaaaaagtattaaagAATAAGATTTATTCATATTGCGCTTTATGTATATTGAATATAACTATTTGGCATGGCATATTTTAAGAACATGATTAGAATCTCATGCTCAACAAATTCATCtattaaaattctaaaataatacgataaaaactaataaattattcaaTCCTGTTCTTATGTATGATCTTGAATGTATTTCTAGCGTCCAAATCTATGTGTATCGAAGTAATCCTATTTACTGATTTTGCAAGTAGTAAATTTTATCGGTAAGTACAAGTATTAATCTAAAATATGATCAAATGCTCATTCGTTccaattttattatataaaaatttttagaatttgttaaaaaatcttttatatgcatcaacaattaaatttaataaccTCGCCGAGACAACAACAGATAGAACGATGATACCATAGAGATAATATTTAGGAGAACTTTGAATATGTTTCTTAGGATTACTATCATCAATTtctgaataaaaaatgtaggTAATTCAaagttgtttttattttttctatcaACATGTCCACCCACATCGCTTTTAGTTTGGTTTGACTAATTCCGACCAAGCTTgagtattttatattattttttttccaaaatttttattgataaaactataaatagaTATGACTGATTTGTTAacttatatttatgtaaaCTCAATAATATACACGTCATCCAAACTATCAATGACATAAGACTTTGGAAGttctttttattctttactTCTTTTGAAATGTTATTACTAACCGATAAACATTTGTTGTATAAATATGCAAAAATTGTGTCTAAATTCAATATAAGGATTTTTAGAAGACATTTTCTTTTGCAACGCACTTTACGAGAATTAGTATTTtcgtttaaaattttttcttgttgTATGCCATCGAGACAGTAGtatttctctttttaaaCAGGATATACTCAAATACACAGCTTTTGTAATCTTCTGCAAATAAATACTACATTTATAGTATTTCACACtgtgtataaaaatatcacaGATTATGATGTTCCAAACTTAGTTCTcgtatttttctaaatttttttataaagcgGTTAGAATAATCTCAAATTTTGCAactaatattataatttcttcaaGATAATGTCtgttcaattttttaacttaGCAAATCTAGAAATAGCAAGAAAATATCTTATTTCATCAAATTAAACatcttctaataaaaacCCAAGGTATAAATCAACGATCAGATTCTCTGTGaattacaaataaacataattcACAGATAGTAAAAAAGTAAACACAAAAATAACCTACAAAACTCTGAAGATCTAACAAAATTCGAATTTAAAACTAAATTAAATTGTCAATAACTCGTCAGATTATCATGAATATGTCTTAAAATTTAGTATCTAATTATATctacaaatttttctttttttggtTGAGTAATAtctagtttttttatatttaatatggCAATCAAAAAACGTAAAATAGTTGTAGAcatcaattttatataattacaCATGTATagattaaaatataattcaaaACATAATCATGCGTTTTGCGGATTTATATTATCAGAGCGTATGATATACAAAAATCACCTTTATGTATATTATTgaacaaatttttcaattacTCAAACTCAAGATTATTTAGGTACTTATACAGTCAATTTATTCCATAGATCTTCACATGTGGCATTATAGATTTTATAGACAATATAaccaaatttaattatttgaGCATTGTCGAATACGatatatataaagattCGAAACTAGACAATAGATTTaggtttaaaaaaaaaactatatagTTTAGGTTAGTAAAACCTTTGAGAAAATTAAGTAGAGGTCTATATATTCCGTATAATGTACAGTCattatgcaaaaaaacaGTTATAAACACGTCTCTTGACTAATTTTGCCAATTTAGGGGACATTTTTGTTGGGGCAGTTATTAGATTATTATAAGAATATGGTTTGCACATATTGTAATGTACTTTTTTTGAGACAAAAAGAGAATTATGATACTAACAATATTAGAGggtttattgtaaaaataaacgagtatttatataattaatgcGTTTTATTGCCATTTTTAAACTCGGTTGATATAAGATTATAAGCAATGTGAAGCTGTAAGAATgcgttaaaaaaaattagtagTTGGtaatttgatttaataTAGTTGTctcttaaattttatataaaacattgaaCCGATTTACATATTCTATATATGTTCTCAcacaaaaaatgaaaaaactaaatttttacttaaaCCAATGAACACTAGATactaaagaaatttttagacTACCAGTAAAAATGatcaataatatttgaGATTACGCGAAAAACCTGAGTTTGATAAGAACATAGTATCATATGTAATTGTACATCTAGGGAGGTTAATACACTTTGTAAGATAAAgcatcatttttatttcgtGTAAAAATGTCACATAATTTTCACAGAGACTGATAATtaattatgattttaaaataaggcttatttttggtttttttcTGACTTCTAATATATTCGAAAATTAgctttttattaacttcttaaatttatctaaGGCTATTATTCGTATAATATCGTTAATTCTAGTTAGGCatttaaataatgttttaaaagatatataTACACGTTCGAGACTTccttataatatttttataaaattataaactgtgtttattttccataatgaggggtaaaaataataaggaTATATAACATCCCCCCTCCAAGACGGTAGTCTCATACTAGAACTCATTAATCCCAAGCAGACcttttaaatcataatgCCGCTTTTTCACGATCCTACCATTTTCCAAACTAACTAAGTACGAGTCACCTCCGCAAACTTCCTTGATAACACCATATCCTAAAAACCTTCCTTTCTCATACTTACTACAACCCGATAAGTTCTCTTTCTTCGCTACCCTAACTCTCTGACCTTTATAGAATTTCTCTCTTTTGCGAGCCACAAACCTCCTACTATAAAATCCTTCAGGTCCATTCTCGATCATAACATGGCCCGTTTTGTCTCTTGAGGCCTCAAACGGTGTACATCTCAACCCTTCATGATAGCTGTTATTATAACGCCATATACATCTATTAACCTTGGCTTCAAAATCCACAGCATCATCTTTCAATATTCCTTCTCTTATGGTTCCTATTACCCTTTCCACTCTTCCATTACTTCTATGACTTTCTACGCTTACTTTCCTATGTAATACATTTTCCTCTGAACACCAATTCCTCATATATTCATTACTAAATTCTTTACCGTTGTCAGTAATTATTTCTACCGGTTTCATTCCTGATCCACACaactgttttaaaaatcctACAACCGAGCTTCCGCGTTTGTCCTCTATTACTTTTCCCCAAACGATCCTAGTATAATAATCAATCACGACCAACACATATTTCCCTAAATCTCTAAACTCAATCAAATCCAAAGCAAccttttcaaaataaaatcttgaACTAACAAAATCACAACCACCACTCTTTTTcctattatatatttggcAAACTTCACACTTCTTTAAAACATCCTCGATATCCTTCTTCATACCCGGccaataaaattcaaactTCATTGCATAGTACACTGATCCTAAACTTCTATGTCCCAAATTTTCATGAGCATTGACAATTAAACCTTCACGCAATTCTTTCTTTGGAATCTCCGCTTCTCTACCAGAGTCAAATACCCAAATTTCCTTCCCATCAACAACTTTAACATGCTTGTCCCACTTACCCTGTGCCTGTTTAATACTTCTCTCCTTATTCATTAGCGTTTTCTCATTTTCATGTACCCTACTCAGTGCATCTGCTACAACCATGGTACTAGGCTCTCTATATTCAATGCTAAAGTCGAACTCTTGAATCTTTTCAATCCACCTGTTAATTCTATTATTGTTAAATGCTGgtttatttctaatctCGATCAATGCCTTATGATCAGTTTCTACCCTAAATCTTCTTCCGCGTAGTTCATAttcaaactttttaattccCCAAAAGACTGCATACATCTCCTTCTCACTGATTCCATATCTCGTTTCCGTAGGCGTAAACTTTTTTGATGCCCACTGTACTGGTACCCAATTACCTTGATCATCTTCCTGCATTAAAACAGCACCCATTCCAACATTACTCGCATCCGTGCGTAACAAAAATTccttattataattaacaaTTGCTAAACCTTTTAAATCCCTAATCACTTCCCTTAAACtaatatattctttttccATTTCTTCTGTCCATTTCCAATTACTTCCTCGTCCTTTAAGAGAATCCGTCAACGCCAATGTACGTTTTGCATAATTATCAATATGATTTCTAAACCATCCAGCCAGCCCAAGAAACTTCCTAACATCTGATACACACTCCGGTTTGGGAAATTCTAACGCTTCATTTTGCTTTATTTCAGATGGCAGTATCTCCTTGCCATTAACTGTTACTCCTAACAACATCACCTCTCGTTTACATAATTGAACCTTAGCcaaattaattttcataCTATTCTCCTCTAATATATCCACAGCCTCTTTCAACAATTTGTCGTGACCCTCTCTTGTCTTACTATGAATCACAATATCGTCCATATAAATTTCGATTCCCTTaccaataaatttttcaaaaatcccATTCATTATTCTTTGTAATATCTGCGGTGAGTTTTTAAACCCCATGACCATCGAATTCCACTCGTATacctttttattaaactcAAAAGCCGTCTTAAACCTATCCTTCTCTTCAATCTCAATACTATAAAACCCCTCCTTTAGATCTATCACggtaaaaaattcagaTCCCTGTGTACTTCTAATAACATCTCTTATCCTAGTTAACTCATAAGGATCCTTCTCTACAATGTCATTAAGAGCAATTAAATTACTTACTAATCTTATATCACCATTCGGTTTCTCAATCGCTCTAATGGGATTTCTCCAGTCAGATGTCGACCTTCTAATTATCTTTCTTCTTTCCAaactattaatataatcttCCGTCTTCTTCAACAAAGCCTGAGCTATAGCCTGCCCTTTTTTAACAACTTTCTTGCCTTCTTGAGTCTTgataatacatttttcaACCTTACAAAAACTAATATCTTCATCCTCTCTTCCTCCTACCCGTGAAATAATCTCCTCTAAATACGCGATGCCTCTTACATCCCTTCTCAACAGAACTCTCTTATTATTGTCCCTTTTGCTATAATCTTGTATATCCcctaaatttttcttcttacGTTTCCCACCATCaacattataataatcaCATTTGTCCGAATTGGAATCGTCATCACATTTACCCTCTAAGTCTAATTGCACTTTACATTTACCAACATAATTAAAACtacttttatttcttctgtCTTCAGAATCTCGCCTCATTCCACTAAAAAATCTAACACTATGGCCTAACTTCCCACAATTGTAGCAACgcatattctttttattttcctcACGAGACAACTTATTCTTCTCCTCAAATTTTGCCCATAACGCTAGGGACAACTcttcaaattctttttttctcaCTTGTTCCTTTTCCTCCTGAATAGCTAGCAACTCTAATTTTTCCTCAATTTCCTTCCAACTACCCTCTTGCGAGATCCTctcaacaataaaatttctcaataaaatagaacctctcctaaaaatttctaatttaaatcCACACTCATCAATTTTCTCTAAAAACAACTCATAAACAATCCTTTTAAcctcttttaataatattctaGCCTCTTGGCCACGATCCTCCTTTGTAGACCCATTTTCTGGTATCGCCCCCATgtgtttattttccataatgaggggtaaaaataataaggatatataacataaactattaacaaaataatataagtTCTCGATTGTCATGTATATGTATAATAGTGAATAACACAGCAAAATTATTGTATTAGGCATATATGCATGATgctttaataatataaaatttagttGAATAACAAATTAAGATTATatgaataataatataaaaatgcaaatataaaatttaatttctattaAGAAGTTGTCAACtgcaataaataaatattttaacaatataaatgttggataattataattttatatgttatTTGGTGGTAAATGACGAAACAAATCATAGCTGACTATATACAATATAGAAGCCATAATAAactacaaaaattatatacttaaaatatgaatattCTCGATTGCTTGCACAATtccaaaattataaagtatataaaataacacaaataataaatgcaaaattttaaaaaagaaatgagGTTACAACTATCTAATAGGTATTGAAATGtgtcaaaaaataattttatcgTAGAAAGcgatgcaaaaaaaaacatattcaaaaatttgaattatAAGCCACGATCAAAATTATACGTGCTGCaaagattaaaatttatctgtacaaaaaaaaatgtgtgtttttcctttttttttgctgtGTAGcgagaaatattaaatataaatatacggaataaaaatattaagcaTTGGTGAAAGCATGACATGACCATTTTaaagtaattaaaaaaatattatttttgcataataaaaatataattaattacttttatatttagaataAATACATACTGAAAGTGCTGCTACTAAAAACATGATAACGTAGTGGTAATATCGCAATGCGCCTCCATAAGGGACATCGGGGGTTTTAGAATTATTGTTATTTGGACCACTATTTGATGAAGGTTCTGCTTTTTTCTTGTTGTTATTATTGTTGTTTCCAGTTTTCATATTAACATTTGAAtcgtttaaattttttttttctgttttatTATGATTATGATCATTAATTGTACgttgaaaattattttgttgATTTTCATCATTAGACTCGATATCCAACTCTGTTATCATATTTCCCCAGGACTTTATAGATGATGAATTTATCAACTCATCTTgtaacaatatttttttcttgattttctcattctttatttctctTAAAACGTTGGGAGTGTCTAAATCgcattttttgtttaaatattcaataattCTATCTAGGCTTGATGcatcaatttttaaatcacATTTGTTTTGCCAGCACGAATTTCctgaaataaaattcttatcAAGAAACAACGGAGAGCTATGTGCCCATGAAACAGTGTTGGTTTTTGcatcatataaaatatattctaaaaaacagGTTTCGTACTCATCACAGTTAAAActacatttaaaatattttacactATCATTAAAATAACCACGCAGTTCGCTGTCTTGTATATTTGAACCTAACCTTCGAAGTTCTTCATATTCTTTCATGTCTATAGGAATTAGAGGTAAACCAAATTCATTTACTAATGTTACAATATCTGCAACGTATGAGTTAGaatcaatttttatttccaaaatatttaaatcattagagagaaaaattttgacttCATCATATTCATCAACTTCTTTTGAAAATCCAACGTATCCATCACa
Coding sequences within:
- a CDS encoding putative SP-containing membrane protein; translation: MVCKIFLYFLFGCSKITFFVNHKENNVCDGYVGFSKEVDEYDEVKIFLSNDLNILEIKIDSNSYVADIVTLVNEFGLPLIPIDMKEYEELRRLGSNIQDSELRGYFNDSVKYFKCSFNCDEYETCFLEYILYDAKTNTVSWAHSSPLFLDKNFISGNSCWQNKCDLKIDASSLDRIIEYLNKKCDLDTPNVLREIKNEKIKKKILLQDELINSSSIKSWGNMITELDIESNDENQQNNFQRTINDHNHNKTEKKNLNDSNVNMKTGNNNNNNKKKAEPSSNSGPNNNNSKTPDVPYGGALRYYHYVIMFLVAALSVCIYSKYKSN